The genomic interval CCGTTCGAAACCGCGAACTTGCCGCTCACCACGCACGGGTTTGGCGTACCCGGACAGAGGTCCCCCAAAGTATTTGCATGGGGCAGCGTGATCGCCGCACCGGCTCGCGCAAAGGCAATGACCAAACCGACAACCACCAATGGCACGCGAGGGAGCGCCCGCATGTTCAATCCTCTCTTCTTCCTGTTAGCCGCGCGAGAAGCGCAGGTACCTGTCTAGACTGCGTTCGGACAGTCTGTCAACCAAGAAAATTCGCGGCGGTGGCGTCCGCGCCCCCTTCGCCACACGATGCGCTGACAGACAGAAATGGAGACGACGCTCATCCGCGCGGATGGAACTTGCGATGGACCTCGCGCAGCCGCTCACGGGCGACGTGGGTGTAGACCTGCGTGGTGGCAATGTCGGCGTGGCCGAGCATCATCTGCACGGCGCGCAAGTCGGCGCCGTGGTCGACCAGGTGCGTTGCAAACGCATGCCGCAGCGTGTGCGGGCTGACCTTGGTGGCGATGCCGGCGCGCTGCACCCGCTTGCGCAGCAAGCGGCCGAAGGCTTGCCGCGTCATCGGCTTGGCCGCGCACGTGACGAACAGGTATGGACTACTCCGGTTGCGCAGCAGCGCCGGCCGCGTCTCCGCGAGGTAGCCGCGCAGGCGCTCGCAGGCATAGTGTCCCACCGGTACCGCGCGCTCTTTGCGCCCCTTCCCGATCACGGTGAGGTAACCGGCTTCCAGGTTCACCTGATTCACTTTCAACGACACCACCTCGGACACGCGCAGGCCCGTCGCATACACCAGCTCCACCATCGCCACATCGCGGGCTGCACGCGCAGCGGTGACCGCATTGACTGGTTGTTGCGGCGGCGCCGGGGCATCGATCAACTGTTCGATCTCACGCTGTGATACCGAACGTGGCAGCCGCTGACCCAGCCGGGGCAAATGCAGGTCCTGGGTTGGATTGACCGCCACCGCGTGTTCGCGCAGCAGATAGGCGAAGAACATCCGCACCGCGGCCAGCGTCCGCGCCCGGCTGCGCGCCGCCAGGCCGCGCCGCGCCAAGGCTTCCAAAAACTTGATCAGATGCGCCGGACGGATGGCGGCGATTTCGGTGATGCGCTGGCGTTCGAGACTTTCGGCGAGTCGGGCGAGATCGCTGCCATACGCGGTGAGCGTGTTGCGGGACAATCCGCGCTCGGCGGCGAGATAGGCGACAAACTCGTCAATGGTGCGATCGATGTCTCGGCCGGTCGCGCGTGCGCCCATGGCTACGCCGCGGCCGGCACGCCTTCCTGCAGGCGCCGCAGCAACTCGGCGCGGATCGCGTCGAGCCGCAGGCCGTCCTCAACCTTGTGGCCGTTCTCGCTCACGTAGAACACATCGAGCACTTGATCGACGTTGGTGGTGATCTTCGCCAAATGAATCGATAGCCCGAGATGGAACAGGCAGTTCGTGATCGAAAATAGCACGCCGACATGGTCTTGAGTGAAAACGTCGAGCACGGTGTAGTGGGCTGACACGCCGTTGTCGATCATCACGTTGCTCGACACCCGCGGCACGAACTTCTTGGCCAGCGACGACGGCCGGCGTGACTGCGCCACCAGTTGCTCCACATCAAGCTCGCCCTGCAGCACGCGGCCAAGGGTGACCTGGATGCGTTCCCAGCGCTCGGCGTCTTGGGCGATCTCCGCATTGGCAGCGTGCGACACACGGAACACGTCGAGCGCGACCCCGCGGCGGCTGGTCGTGATCCGGGCGCCCAGGATGTTCATCCCGTGCGCCGTCAACACGCCGGTGATTTTCGAGAACAGCCCCGGCCGATCGCTGGTGACCGCCGTGAACTCGCTGAACTCGCGCTCGGGGAAGTGTTGGACCGCAGTCACCAACGGTTCTTCGCGCAGATGCCCCACCAAGGTAATGTGGTGCGGAATGTCCTCCTCGGGAGTCTGCAAGAAGTAGCGGTCCGGCATGTCGGCCAGAAACTGCTCGGTGCGCTCGCGGTGCGCTTCGTCGGCCACCGCAACCACGCGATTGCGGATGCGCGCCACCCGCTCGGCGTGATCCGACTGGACGAAAACGCCGCGCTCGAACACGTTGAGTGTGTTGAGGTAGAGCTCGGCGAGCAACATGTCTTGCCAATTGCTCCACACCTTGGGGCCAACCGCCTTCATGTCGGCAAAGGTCAGCAGGTAGAGCTTCTTGAGGTTGTCGGCCGAGCCCACGGTGCGGGCGAACTCAATGACCAGTTGCTCGTCACCTACGTCGCGCCGTTGCGCCAGGTGCGACATGGTCAGGTGATGGAGGACGAGAAACTCGAGCTGGCGCGCGTCGTCGTCGTTGAGACGCAGGCGTTTGGCAATGCGCGGCATCATGGTGGCGCCCTTCTCGGAGTGACCGCCGCCCTGCCCCTTGCCGGCGTCGTGAAACAGCATAGCCAGGAACAGGATCTCGACCTTGTCGATGTCGCGCATCACTTCGGTGAGCAGCGGCACGCTGGTCTTGTAGTAGCCGTCGCGCAGGCGTTCCATCTCGCGCACGCCCATCAGCGAGTGATGGTCGACGGTGTAGATGTGGTAGACGTCATGTTGCGCCAAGCAGAGCAACGCACCGAACTCGGGCAAGAAGGCGCCGAGCACGCCGAGGCGGTGCATCTCGAAGAGCGTCTCATACACATCGAACTTCCAGTCTAGAACTTGGAGAAACGCCTCGATAGCGATCGGATCGGTACGGACGGTGGCATCGACAAGCTCGGCGTGCGCCCGGATGTGGCGCTTGGTGAGGTGCGACAGCGGCACGCCATGGCGCTGCGCGTCGGAGAAGACGCGGATCAGTTCGACCGGTTGCGTCCGAAACAGATTGGGGTCGCCCACCGCTAACTCGCTCGACATGATGCGCACGCCCGGACGAATCTCGCGACCAGTGTAGCGGCCGATCAGATTCGACACGCGCGGCCGCGCGGTGCAGCGCTCGATGATTTCGTCGGCAAATCGATTCACCGCGGCCGCGTG from Deltaproteobacteria bacterium carries:
- the xerD gene encoding site-specific tyrosine recombinase XerD translates to MDRTIDEFVAYLAAERGLSRNTLTAYGSDLARLAESLERQRITEIAAIRPAHLIKFLEALARRGLAARSRARTLAAVRMFFAYLLREHAVAVNPTQDLHLPRLGQRLPRSVSQREIEQLIDAPAPPQQPVNAVTAARAARDVAMVELVYATGLRVSEVVSLKVNQVNLEAGYLTVIGKGRKERAVPVGHYACERLRGYLAETRPALLRNRSSPYLFVTCAAKPMTRQAFGRLLRKRVQRAGIATKVSPHTLRHAFATHLVDHGADLRAVQMMLGHADIATTQVYTHVARERLREVHRKFHPRG
- the glnD gene encoding [protein-PII] uridylyltransferase; the protein is MMQTETAADSQASEPLEGLGHFAADSDWGRHAKEYLRHAQELLRQRHLAGASGREIVRGYTGVIDHLIRALFDAAAAVFASRYHVLDQHCTVVAQGGYGRAELNPCSDIDLLFLYPRKRDPYVETVAEKILYTLWDTGLTVGHATRNVTECVRLAAADFKVKTALLDARYIGGDGKLYAEFASAMEAQVLKRNAARFYKDKLRENEERHQRYGDSVYVLEPQLKEGEGGLRDLHTAMWLAKVKYKTNDVAELVHKGVINDRERAELEAARDFLWRVRNALHFLSGQHQDQLTFEYQERIAAEFAYHDTDGLKGVERFMRDYYLHAAAVNRFADEIIERCTARPRVSNLIGRYTGREIRPGVRIMSSELAVGDPNLFRTQPVELIRVFSDAQRHGVPLSHLTKRHIRAHAELVDATVRTDPIAIEAFLQVLDWKFDVYETLFEMHRLGVLGAFLPEFGALLCLAQHDVYHIYTVDHHSLMGVREMERLRDGYYKTSVPLLTEVMRDIDKVEILFLAMLFHDAGKGQGGGHSEKGATMMPRIAKRLRLNDDDARQLEFLVLHHLTMSHLAQRRDVGDEQLVIEFARTVGSADNLKKLYLLTFADMKAVGPKVWSNWQDMLLAELYLNTLNVFERGVFVQSDHAERVARIRNRVVAVADEAHRERTEQFLADMPDRYFLQTPEEDIPHHITLVGHLREEPLVTAVQHFPEREFSEFTAVTSDRPGLFSKITGVLTAHGMNILGARITTSRRGVALDVFRVSHAANAEIAQDAERWERIQVTLGRVLQGELDVEQLVAQSRRPSSLAKKFVPRVSSNVMIDNGVSAHYTVLDVFTQDHVGVLFSITNCLFHLGLSIHLAKITTNVDQVLDVFYVSENGHKVEDGLRLDAIRAELLRRLQEGVPAAA